Part of the Candidatus Methanogranum gryphiswaldense genome, ATGTATTCTATGGTGTAGTCACTATATTCTCCATCGTCGCCATCGACTACGCCCACAGGGGAAAGCTTGGATGCGTTCTCGGTCTCTCCGCTTATTATGATCCCGATGGAGCACATCATGATCATTACAACGACTATTGAGATGATGGAACTGGGAGTAAGAAGTTCCCTCAGTTCTTTTTTTGTGATATTGAGAAGATGGTTCATTGTGTCACCGCCTTCACGAAGACCTCTTCTAAGTTATTGGCGTTATATTTGTCTTTGAGTTCTTGAGGTGTACCGATCAAGACCAATTTGCCTTCGTTGATCATCGCCACACGATGACATAGTATCTCCACCTCGAACATATTATGAGATGATATCAGCACTGTTACTCCGCTTTTTGATATCTTTTTTATTATCTCTCTTATCTCGAATGCGTTTACAACATCGAGACCAGATGTGACCTCATCCATAACAGCGAATTTTGGAGATGGCATGATGGCCCTTGCGATAAGTAATCTGCGCATCATTCCTTTGCTATAGGTATCCACTTTAGAATCGATCCTTTCACCAAGGTCAGCGATCTCTATTCCTCTTTTGACCATTGTTTCGAATTCTTTGCCGTCAGAAAAGAATCCAGCCATGAATTTCAGATATGCGCGTCCGGTAAGGTCCTTGTATGCCCCCGCATCCTCTGGAAGGTAGCTGATTATTTTTCTGACATCATCAGATTGTTCTTTGACATCATAACCGCAGACCTCGATCTTTCCAGAGGTTATCTGCAATAGAGTGCATATCATGCGCAACGTGGTTGTCTTTCCTGCACCGTTGGGCCCTATAAGCCCAAATATCTCTCCTTCTTCGACTGAAAAACTGATGCCTT contains:
- a CDS encoding ABC transporter ATP-binding protein, translating into MNALTIENVRKVYGDREAVKGISFSVEEGEIFGLIGPNGAGKTTTLRMICTLLQITSGKIEVCGYDVKEQSDDVRKIISYLPEDAGAYKDLTGRAYLKFMAGFFSDGKEFETMVKRGIEIADLGERIDSKVDTYSKGMMRRLLIARAIMPSPKFAVMDEVTSGLDVVNAFEIREIIKKISKSGVTVLISSHNMFEVEILCHRVAMINEGKLVLIGTPQELKDKYNANNLEEVFVKAVTQ